A section of the Centroberyx gerrardi isolate f3 chromosome 8, fCenGer3.hap1.cur.20231027, whole genome shotgun sequence genome encodes:
- the rnf122 gene encoding RING finger protein 122, giving the protein MHPFQWCNGCFCGLGLVYSNKSCTMPPITFHDLPLNIYMVIFGTGIFVFILSLIFCCYFISKLRHQAQSERFGYREVVLKGDPKKLNLHGQTCAVCLEDFKVKDELGVLPCQHAFHRKCLVKWLEVRCVCPMCNKPIAGPPEQHHSIGTLLDELV; this is encoded by the exons GGTGCTTCTGTGGTCTGGGACTGGTCTACTCCAACAAGTCGTGCACCATGCCGCCCATCACCTTCCACGACCTGCCCCTCAACATCTACATGGTCATCTTCGGCACGGGCATCTTCGTCTTCATCCTCAGCCTCATCTTCTGCTGTTACTTCATCAG TAAACTACGACACCAAGCACAGAGCGAGCGGTTTGGATACAGAGAG GTAGTTTTAAAAGGAGATCCAAAAAAGTTGAATCTTCATGGG CAGACGTGTGCTGTCTGCCTGGAAGACTTCAAAGTGAAAGACGAGCTGGGAGTGTTGCCATGCCAACATGCcttccacaggaa GTGTTTGGTAAAGTGGCTGGAGGTGCGCTGCGTCTGCCCCATGTGCAACAAACCCATCGCCGGCCCTCCTGAACAGCATCACAGCATAGGGACTCTACTGGACGAACTGGTGTAA